The following are encoded in a window of Megalobrama amblycephala isolate DHTTF-2021 linkage group LG19, ASM1881202v1, whole genome shotgun sequence genomic DNA:
- the tsnaxip1 gene encoding translin-associated factor X-interacting protein 1 isoform X2, producing MSLKELQLPPLLHFESNSRGSQRHITGRISKSKFIKTKMGETTSDFSPWPAEVTYQIVQKPRKKIHHGSLAKPHFLEQLECHLKREVEALDTHGPKVQELRLQVYQEVFGYLIEEFKTYKPILSAIKNEYDITLAHLREQIRDLLPLRAKLVLVSEQCEQTILDLKVQERDEIRALNQECQHLQDVIKSMRRQQSALQIQVDHLKEDLATQYQLYRDERDARKLLITRISTMHSTQDTEHDDNNKEVESEDPMVVKMALQVCREDLTKAQVELNRLEAEYSDVVPRREWDNLNRMHEETLMKLETLQTDFDQMKSEYDTLLEVHRQSSPAVLHSNQSVLQHGSDNKHTVTTPRPNWEQCSDILGGSERCRELFEGQSSQKKLEILLQEINGQKEFFIGLLF from the exons ACCAAAATGGGGGAAACCACCAGTGACTTTTCACCCTGGCCTGCTGAAGTTACCTATCAAATTGTCCaaaagcctagaaaaaaaatacatcatgG ATCTCTTGCCAAACCTCATTTCTTAGAGCAACTGGAGTGTCATCTGAAGAGAGAAGTCGAAGCTTTAGACACACACGGCCCCAAAGTCCAAGAGCTCAGACTGCAG GTTTACCAGGAGGTCTTTGGCTATTTAATTGAAGAATTTAAAACCTATAAGCCTATTTTGTCTGCCATCAAAAATGAGTATGACATCACATTAG CGCATCTTCGTGAACAGATCAGGGATCTGCTACCACTGCGGGCAAAGCTAGTGCTTGTGTCGGAACAGTGTGAGCAGACGATTCTGGATCTGAAAGTGCAGGAAAGAGATGAGATCCGAGCTCTGAATCAAGAGTGTCAGCATCTGCAGGACGTCATCAAGAGTATGAGAAGACAACAGAGTGCTCTGCAGATTCAG GTCGATCATCTAAAAGAGGATCTGGCCACCCAGTATCAGCTATACAGGGATGAACGTGATGCACGAAAGCTGCTCATCACCAGAATCAGCACAATGCACTCTACCCAAGATACTGAacatgatgataataataaag AGGTGGAATCTGAGGATCCTATGGTGGTGAAAATGGCTTTGCAGGTGTGTAGAGAGGATCTTACCAAAGCTCAGGTTGAGCTCAACCGCCTGGAAGCGGAATACAGTGATGTCGTCCCTCGACGGGAATGGGATAACCTGAATCGTATGCATGAGGAGACTCTAATGAAG CTGGAAACCTTACAAACAGACTTTGACCAGATGAAGTCTGAATATGACACGCTGCTTGAGGTTCATCGTCAG TCATCACCTGCTGTGTTACACTCTAATCAGTCTGTGCTGCAACATGGCTCAGATAACAAACACACTGTAACAACTCCCAGACCAAACTGGGAACAATGTTCAG ACATACTCGGAGGCAGTGAGAGATGTAGAGAGCTTTTTGAAGGTCAGTCCAGCCAAAAGAAGCTGGAGATCTTGCTGCAGGAGATCAATGGACAAAAAGAGTTCTTTATTGGACTT ttgttttga
- the tsnaxip1 gene encoding translin-associated factor X-interacting protein 1 isoform X1, giving the protein MSLKELQLPPLLHFESNSRGSQRHITGRISKSKFIKTKMGETTSDFSPWPAEVTYQIVQKPRKKIHHGSLAKPHFLEQLECHLKREVEALDTHGPKVQELRLQVYQEVFGYLIEEFKTYKPILSAIKNEYDITLAHLREQIRDLLPLRAKLVLVSEQCEQTILDLKVQERDEIRALNQECQHLQDVIKSMRRQQSALQIQVDHLKEDLATQYQLYRDERDARKLLITRISTMHSTQDTEHDDNNKEVESEDPMVVKMALQVCREDLTKAQVELNRLEAEYSDVVPRREWDNLNRMHEETLMKLETLQTDFDQMKSEYDTLLEVHRQSSPAVLHSNQSVLQHGSDNKHTVTTPRPNWEQCSDILGGSERCRELFEGQSSQKKLEILLQEINGQKEFFIGLGTSSDVPIYLQYEGKIKNLKLKKTDVIRVIKDIWRNKTTENEKNDVSRDLQEFLHSYLVEQYTDKAGDWAYSLMESIQNNLKDDFICLFNDILTGKVCA; this is encoded by the exons ACCAAAATGGGGGAAACCACCAGTGACTTTTCACCCTGGCCTGCTGAAGTTACCTATCAAATTGTCCaaaagcctagaaaaaaaatacatcatgG ATCTCTTGCCAAACCTCATTTCTTAGAGCAACTGGAGTGTCATCTGAAGAGAGAAGTCGAAGCTTTAGACACACACGGCCCCAAAGTCCAAGAGCTCAGACTGCAG GTTTACCAGGAGGTCTTTGGCTATTTAATTGAAGAATTTAAAACCTATAAGCCTATTTTGTCTGCCATCAAAAATGAGTATGACATCACATTAG CGCATCTTCGTGAACAGATCAGGGATCTGCTACCACTGCGGGCAAAGCTAGTGCTTGTGTCGGAACAGTGTGAGCAGACGATTCTGGATCTGAAAGTGCAGGAAAGAGATGAGATCCGAGCTCTGAATCAAGAGTGTCAGCATCTGCAGGACGTCATCAAGAGTATGAGAAGACAACAGAGTGCTCTGCAGATTCAG GTCGATCATCTAAAAGAGGATCTGGCCACCCAGTATCAGCTATACAGGGATGAACGTGATGCACGAAAGCTGCTCATCACCAGAATCAGCACAATGCACTCTACCCAAGATACTGAacatgatgataataataaag AGGTGGAATCTGAGGATCCTATGGTGGTGAAAATGGCTTTGCAGGTGTGTAGAGAGGATCTTACCAAAGCTCAGGTTGAGCTCAACCGCCTGGAAGCGGAATACAGTGATGTCGTCCCTCGACGGGAATGGGATAACCTGAATCGTATGCATGAGGAGACTCTAATGAAG CTGGAAACCTTACAAACAGACTTTGACCAGATGAAGTCTGAATATGACACGCTGCTTGAGGTTCATCGTCAG TCATCACCTGCTGTGTTACACTCTAATCAGTCTGTGCTGCAACATGGCTCAGATAACAAACACACTGTAACAACTCCCAGACCAAACTGGGAACAATGTTCAG ACATACTCGGAGGCAGTGAGAGATGTAGAGAGCTTTTTGAAGGTCAGTCCAGCCAAAAGAAGCTGGAGATCTTGCTGCAGGAGATCAATGGACAAAAAGAGTTCTTTATTGGACTT GGCACATCCAGTGACGTCCCCATTTATCTACAATATGAGGGAAAAATTAAGAATCTTAAGCTCAAGAAAACAGATGTTATCAGAGTTATAAAAGATATCTGGAGGAACAAAACAACAGAGAATGAAAAG AACGATGTCTCCAGAGACCTGCAGGAGTTTCTTCACAGCTATCTTGTGGAACAATATACAGATAAGGCAGGAGATTGGGCTTACAGCTTGATGGAAAGCATCCAAAACAATCTGAAAGATGATTTCATTTGCCTTTTCAATGACATCTTGACTGGGAAGGTTTGTGCTTAA